One Vicia villosa cultivar HV-30 ecotype Madison, WI linkage group LG5, Vvil1.0, whole genome shotgun sequence genomic window, GTATACGGATATGGGTTAGCCTTTGGAACCCTTGTTGCTTCCTCTTCTAATTGTTTCTCCAAGAGTTCTAGGAATAGTTTCTTCTCTTTCTCAGCTCCTCTTTCCTGCCACATGATCAATATGTATTAGCAGACTGAACCATACATTTGTCAAGTTTCAACATATGGAGAGAAATGAACCTCGGTGTGAAGATGGAATGGATTCGGAGTAGTGATTCTTGGAACTGTCTTGTGACGCGCAGGTTCAGACTTCAAAGAAAGCTGCAAAATGAACAGCAGAAATagtaaataattttgaaatagagAGTAATCATAGACTACCGGAAAAAGACCGATTATTATTACAATATATTTTGCATATTATCTTTTATattctaaaaaatataaattggGAGCTGGTTCTAACATTTTACTCTAAACTACCTACCTTGTCAAATAAATCAGCCACGGAGCCAGATGGTGGAAACCTCTCATTTGTGGCAAAGTGAAATTCTTGCGGTTCGGTGACATGTTTCTTCATATGGCAGGATATTCCAATATCTCCTTTACTCTCAAAGATCTGTAAGATATACAACGTTGGCTTAGCGCTTAAAAATAGAATGAAAATTCTTAGGATTGGTTAACATCATAGTTAGCTTGACACTATTACCTTCTTATTTAGAGGTCTAGCCTTGAATTTAGGAATCTTTTCAAGTTCCTCTTGCTCTATTTCTAATGAGCTTTTCACGGTTGGTGGGCGAGCCCTTAGTGTTGTTTGGAGCAGTGGAGGTTTAGGTTCATTAAGATGAGTTTTCAGTGATTTTTCCTGTTACAATAAAAAAAAAGGTGACTAATTGATTGAAATTGAATGAAAAAGCTATGGATTAATCCGTTGCTAAAACATACCTTATGTGAAACCTCTGATGAGGCTTTGGAAGCTGAATCTATATTTTGATGAGCTCTAGCCAATGTTTCTAGATGAAATTCCTGAAGAAAATGGAAATGTTATTATACACACACAAATTTGTTAACACCAAcaatcttcttttttctttggtcTGGGTTTACCTTGAACTCTGGTGGCTGTGGTTCACTTCTTGGCATGGGAAGCAAAGTTGGAGTTTGCAGAATCTATAATGAAAAAAGAGAAACATAAATTTAGCCTCCAATTTGGCAATGAGTAAATTAAGTAATGCTTAAAcctccaaaaataaaaattatagtaCCTTCTTATTCACAGGCCGAGCCTTGAATTTGGGAATTTTAGCCATCATTTCTTCCTCAAGCTCAGCAGCACTCTTCATTCTAGATGGGCGAGCCCGCTGATTTGTCTCAAGTTCGGGTTCTTTGGGTCTGGTCAATGCAAGTTTTGGTTTTGACTAGATGAAGGTGGTTACAATTAATTAGTAAAAAAGTATCCAAAGCATTGAAAAGAAAACGGAGTAGATCAAAAAAGTGAATGCGATTGACCATTACATGAGAAATATTGTTGTGCAGTGGTAAGTCTCTAGTGCTAGACTCGAATCTCTTCATCATTTCTGCCATTGATACAAATGGCGCAGGTGGGGCTGTTTTTGGTTCACGAACATAAACCTTTACATAAAAAgttcaattaaattaatgtttACCATAAAGCTAATAGGAATTATGAAATATTAATCAAccagacaaaacaaaacaaacctTTCTGTCCTTTTCGTGAGTTTTAGTAGTACTTGAAGAGTAACCCAATTTTGATTTATCATGCGACAGAATTCGAGGTTTGAGATTCAAAATCTGGATAGTAGTTAAAAAAATGTATAAGAATCAATTTGAACTAACAccagaaaaaaaaactataacaATCACCTGTCTAGTTTTCCCTTCTTCCAATTTTTGCCTCTTAATAGCTTGATTCTCTTGGGTGAAGTGGGGAGTCACTGCAGTGCTATTTGTGACTGCTGACTGTAACCGGGTTTTGGTATTCGTAGATACCTTCTTAGAGTTCTGTTGCTTCTTGGAATTAGTGGAAGCGGTATTGACATTTTTCCGCAATTCTGGTTTCGGCGTGCAAGCGTCTTTTCCTACTTCAAACGATGGTCCTATGGATGTTGCTACTTTTGAGCTCTCCCCTTTACGATCACTTGTTGGCTTACCAACAGAAACCTGGTAGATAGATATTATGAGAAGATAGTAATAACAACGAGGAAACAAGTCTGTTACTGGGATGCTAAAATTACCTTATCAGAATCCATTGAATTACTCTCTTCTTTCTTATCGGCAGAAATCTGAAATACCGAATAGATTTATGAGTAAAAGATAATAATAACCATGAACCAAATTGTTATtggtataaataaaaataacacaaCTGATTACCATGCGAGTAACTCCTGTAAGCTTTTCCTCCTTGGCTCTATCATCTTCCTTTATGTTGCTAGTTATGCTTACTTGTTGTGTATTTGATTCGAGAGCATCTTCAACATTTGCCGACATCtataaaacaaacaaagataatcaattaaataataaaactgaattttaaatacatataaaaaaactAAAGTACCAGTCAGTACCTTTGGCATATTGTCAGCTTCACTAAAATCACATAAGGTACCTACAGTAATGGATCTACCAGCCTTGATTTTAGGCATGAATGCTGCAACAAATTGAAAACAAAACCAAGTAAACCTTTTGTACATCAGAAGCAATTAAAATCAGGTTCTCAAGCTTAAGTATAACTTTGACACACAAAGTTCTCTAGCCAAATCATAAAACCCTAAACTCACGAGAATTCTAAGTTTCCAATCCTTCACTCTGTTTATTTACCGATTTCATTCTGACTATATGGAAACAAATCATCTATCAATCAAAGTCTAAAACCCTAAACTCACGAGAATTATAAGATTCCAATAATCTTCACATGCAAATCAGTGGTTCAAAGAAGTACACCCTatcttttcttcaattcttcattTCTAAGGACAAAACAGATCTGAGATTGTTTTCTCAAGTATTCGTTTGATGCATTACTCAAGAAAGACGAGAAGAGATTGATTACTTACGAGAAGGAGCGTAAGAGAGAGCAGTGTGAAACCAGAGCTCAGCCTTACGGATTTCATCTTCCGATTCCTCTTTCGTGAAATCGAAGAAACGCGGTGCAGAGAACTCGTACGTTTCGTCAATGATAGTGGTGCCAGTGCCACCGCTACCTCCAATTCCCTCCGCCACCGCCATTTTCAGTTCCAATTAGGGTTTGCGTTTCagaagagtagaagagagaaatAGAGAGAGCGTGTTTGGTTGGAAGGAAATTGGGAGAAAAATGATTGGAAGGAAATTGTGAGAGAAACTCTGCGAAGATGATGAGATTGAGAGGTAGTGTCGCTCTGTAATGTTGTAAAGTGTAACGGTTAGTTCTCTAACGGTCGAAAAACTTTTTGAACAGTGATATATAAAATGAAACGAATACGCTTGGTTTTGTAACGGCTATTTTTCTTGTCTTAATTagactttttttatttattgaaacgTATTTACTATTTTACTATttactaaaaattatttatttctcACTGATTTTGGTATAATGCTTCAGTTTTTCTAAAagctaattattatttttttaatttttgttggggAAAAAAAGAagctaattattatttttttaatttttgttggagAATACTAGTATATTGATGGTTATATATTTTGTAATTGAATCGAAAAGTTGCTTGTTAAAACTTCTCCAATGTTATTTAACTCTATCCATCGAAAATTTATATTTGTAATTTTTACGCTCACCAGTTAGTTATAGTTTATAAATtacatatgtaaaaaaaaaaattgttttatattttttatatttatcaaaatgtgtttttttcaaactttaattttctattttctttaattaGGCAATCACATCTGTTTAAAAAAGAATTAAGATCAAATCTTGACATGTGATATTTCTCGTAAATGATtgatattgttattgttattaacgTCAACTGTCAAAGAATACTAAtctaattgataaaaattaatttcatcagtgttttaaaaatcggaccggtcatcgaaccggtgagagTATTGGATCACTAGTTTATTGGTCGAagcactgggtcactggtcgaaccgcacgaccaaaccggattaaaccggataactcggttgaatagacctgtcattatataagtataaaactggtcgaaccggatgattcagtctctaaaaaaatataactagcttttaaattttttaaaaatatcatatcataaattcacaatttcataacttaaattcaaattttaagcaaaggtatcacacataacaaaatagtaaaaaattacaaagtctaattgcaaacaaagtctaattacaacataatctaattgaatagtttataacaaaataactccaatgtgtaccaaatttaattcaaaataggatctcctaaaaagaaaatcaaataaaattcaatatgtttatgctatgtaacaaaatttattagcaaagataacaatagacaataaagtttttaatttgtcactaacgaaaaaaactatgtgagaatgttatttaagtaatacactactaaatatattaaaaaaaaagtttaaaagaaatgttaaaaaaaaagtttaaaataaattttaaaaaaaagttttaaaaaaagttttaaaaaaaaagtaattaaaccgccggttttccggttTTCCTGGTTTTCcccggttcccaccggtttgatggcatacccgatctgactattgaaccagaccggttatcaggccggttcccggttcgaacGGTCCGATCggtcggtccggtccggtttttaaaacactgaattTCATGACGGATAGACTTGAGTTTAAATTCTATTGTCTctcaaattgttttttttttcttccttaaaTAAGATAATGTCATACTTGGTAGCAAGCCCCGGCCAATGAAAAGTTGGCAAATTCTTCAAAAagatattagttttaattttcacTTTTCATGGAGGTCTCCATTAATGAGTGACTTGACATAAGCTTTCTCAAcaacaaaattctactatttaGTGTTCTTGTGATACACACAATAAGATGAATTATGCTCATGTGATTCTGACAGATTTTGATGGATATTGAACAAGTTGGCAGTGGACATCTTTTTATGACGACTGGAAGTGAATTCGTGTACCAGTTTCCTTATCAAGTCTTGATAGATGTTGATAAAGGCACGAGGAAGACCCATGCACCATCTGAGGGTGCCCGATAATAACTTACATTTTAGATAGTCTGATGCTCCTATGATGGACATATGCGGTTGATGGAGGTGACGTATTCGTAGGGATTGACGCGTCCGTCAAACTTGGCAAAGGATGGAGCTTTGAAACCTTCGGGAACAAGGCCCCCCCATATTTCGTCAATATTGGTTGGGGAGCAAACAGTTCCACCTCTTCTGGGGGATTGACATTGTAACACctcatttctacccgacaattataataaaataagagtttcaaattttcttcatacAACTGAAGTGCTACATTTTCAACCTTACACAACGATATAAAACTCATTAaatcagatacataacactttttAAAACGGATGAATAATTAACAACATGATTTATCCTCTAAAACAAAACCACTTTTATTAATACTAAATCATTTAACAACTTTATTCACTGAGACAACTTTAACTAAATCAAGTATTCAACAAACCAACTAGCAACAATGATCAACAATATAAATAGTTATTCAtcctcccgagtgctacgtatcagagcgacgacaCCGACTCTTAAAGaaacaacaactaaatcttcatcacTGCGAATAATCTGCAcattaccagtataaaggtaactgcgaaacaaaagaaagggtggGGTATCTGACCATATAAATAAAgttatgataaacagtatattagagTTAGAAATCATAAAATTCATCATGTCGCGGTATAATTGTTATACTTCAATTCACATCGTTATTCCAACCAAAACGACACATGTCACAATACTACACATGAATTCATAATTCAAGTCACGACAAATCACATAGGTTCATAAATCAAGTCTCGgcaaatcacataagttcataaaTCAAGTCACAACAAATCACATAAAAGCATACTCATGTAACATAGAATGCAACTCtaacaaatgcaaatgcatgtggtacccagggcttcagcccccattgccaattgccagttattagaggcatcaaaacaggcataagcctttgtCACTGTTTTGCCAATCCAAGCCGTCacaaaatgcaaatgcatgtgacTTGATGAATGCAATATCACATACAAGATCACAACACACTCGTCACGAGGCATGCGCCTATATCACAATTATTACCAAAAATTAGAGGTAATTCATCGTCAAATTATTTCCTGCACTTcacaaaaattcacaaaatagTCGCATCACAATATTGCAATATATCACAACAACCAATCGACGATAACGATTCAACAACAataaattaatacaattaattcaCCCAAACATTGCAATACCTCACAAGGAAAATAGTGGTTAATCGTATATCCCTGAAACGGTCCATCCTAAATTATATTAACTACTATTATTGTTTCCTACCATTAAAATTGTTGTGGTATTTTCTGCTACCTGTTGTGTCCTTGTTAAGAAATTAAGCACCTATACTGCTATGTTCCAAAAATATTGTTACTAATACCTCTGTTTCTGTTGTAATCCACTACTACCTGCTATATTGAATTTATTCCCTTTTTCTCTCTGCTATTGAAGGTCATATAAACTAACTATTGAGTATAGTTCGTCACTGATGCTAAGTTCATCCTAATTCTCCTAATTAAATTCATTGCTAGTTATTAATCCCATTACTCATAGTGTTATCACTGAATCGATTTAATTGACAGTATTATAATCATGCTACTAAAGATTGCAAGGTACTTAAATAAGAGGAAGTAAAATTATGTGGCCCCGTCCCTCATAAACAGGGCGCCCGCCCTAGGCCCCTATGGCACCCGTCCCTTTCTTCAATGGTGGGGACACCCAGCCTTCACACATGGGGCGCCCGCCCCTTAGCACTATAGTCCCCGTcccaatttttttctcttcttcctgtGTTCTTCATACTAATTAAAGCCAGAATCGTTCATATTTCCAGAATAATTTAGCAACATAGAATTTTCCTCTTCACAAATTCATCGATTAAATTTATCAGGGACAATTTCATCACAAAATCACAGGCCAATTAAATTAGTCAATATTCAACACACAACAATAGCTCATATGTAATTTTCCAGAAAACCACAACACAACAAACACCAAAATTAACCAAACACAAACCTACAATTATCACCCCAAACCCCACATACAGTTTATCATATTCatgtttatagagcaagaaccccatcccttaccttggattgacgGCCGCTCTAAAATCTTCCTCCAATCGAATTTCCGGTCGAATCCGAGCTTCCATGTAAATTCTAACCATATGTCTTATCTGCAACTTTTCCTATCTCCACGTTCCTCTTCAAAACCCTCGTGCCTCCCTCCCTTCTTTGGTAGCACTTCTCCACCTCCTGATACTTCTCCCATTTTTTTAAAACCAAATAATAGTATTTTCTTATAAACTCCTTAATCGGCCTATTATTCGCACACCTCCAATTTACTAATACCAACCAATAAAATTCATAACTAATAATAGTACTATAATtctcttaataataataacactatTAAAGCACCTTTTAAATTCAATAATGCTTCTTAGTATTAATACTGATAATTCAAAATTTCGAAAAATCTAATAATTAAATCCGATAATACTCCGAAAAtatgtaattaaataattaattaaatatccgGGTGTTACAGACATCATGTTTGCACTGTCTGATATTTTAGATGTCGTCTTTCAACGTCCGATTGTGACATCGTAATTCGTCCATGGCGGCTTGCATCTCCGACGTGGCTTTAGTATCGCCTGTATCGTTGATACCGTCAGGAGTAAGGGATGGAGCTCTTCTGTTTACCATGTCTGATAATGGTTAggtgtaggggtggcaaaacgggtcagaCCCGCCGAGCATGCCCATTTGCCTTCACATTTGTGCAAAGCAGGCTAAGGTTTTAGGCCCTCACCCTCTAGTGTGACCGCCCTGCCCCGCCCCTTTTCTTATGCGAGCTTTTGCGGGCACgtgcattaacataaattttgcatttttaggcttaaaaagtATAGTGCCCGCGGGCTTAACCCGCCCCGctctcacttttttgcggggcgggccaagATTTTAGGCCCACATCCTCAACTATGATCGCCCCACCTCGTTTTCTTGCGGACTTTTGTGGGGAGGGCCTAAACGGGGGGGGGGGCATGCCCGTGTTGCCACCCCTAGTTAGGTATTAGAGTTAAGGGTACAACATGAAATGTGATGGTTGTTAGAGAGACACGTGGTCCGTGTTAGTTTTACCGGGCCCCACAGTGGGCGCCACTATATTGTCCAAAAGTacaagtgtgcgtgtgtgtgttcCCCCTACAATGGTTGAGAGACTTAGAGGTCCTAGTAGTTATATTACACGTTTGGGGGTGAGGGCTAGCTCACGATAGTGAGTAGCCCCGCATGGTGGTTTTTGAGGTTGTTTAAGGAACCAACTCATGTGAGGTGAGAAGCCCTGCTGGCAGCCGATAATGCTAGGTTGTAGGCAGGCGGTTAGTTTGACGGTGTCAGGACTACTAGGAGAGAAGTGCTCTCCGAGATCTAAGATTTATTTCTCCTTGGATATGGTCTTAACTGCTCCCTCTTATTGGGGGATTTTATTAACTGCCTATCTTCACGGGGTCATCGAAGACCCTTTCCAATTTGACTCCCACGTTAGAGGAAGCTCTTTGGGCGACTATTTTGGATCTTCTCTCTAGCGCCCAACTATTGGGCGAGGGCGCCGTTGTTTGGGGTTTTTATCAAATATAATACTACAAAGACAATAGACTATATTTCATTATATTTAGAGGTTAATTAAAGATATTAAtaaatgataatttttttgagAAAACAATTTAAGTTACCCGAACAAAGTTAGGGTACTACATAAGCATGTCGGAGAATATGAACGTCATgctcctttgaaatgttgcagaagCATTGCTTAGTTCAAATTACATCCTTCTGTGGCCAAATATCCAGTAAGAGAATGTGAATGTGATATTCTCTTGATCTTCTAGTACTACCGATATTTAATTGTATCTAAATTTCCATAAAAGAAACAATAGTAAGCATGTTCGATTAACCTCTATAGCATATGACTGATAAAGGGAAGATGGAAATGATCTTTCCTGGTAGTAGTCTTGAGTCTTCAGTAGTCAATACAAACTCTCCAATGGTGACAATACGAGTTGGCATTAACTTTTTTTCTCGTTCATGATCACGAGCATTCCCCCTTTATTAGGCACAACATATATAAGACTCACCCATGGACGGTTAGAAATATGATAGATTAGGCCATCATATCACAACTTTACCACTTATGTTCTTACCACTTCTGTCATAGTAGGATTGAGTCTTCATTGTAGTTGTATTATTGCCTTGTGTCCACCTTCAATAAGAATCTTGTGCATACATAATGTTGGATTAATACCTTTTTAATCTTCAATGGACAACCTCATAGCACCACAATATTGCTTGAGAATATTCAAATGCTTTTCTTCTTCATGTGTTTTTCAGGCTTGCACTAATTATTGTGAGGCTTTCATTATCCCTCTCTAAGAACACATACTTAAGATGGATGTCAATTGTTTAAGCTTCATCCATTTCGTTTTGGTTGACTCCACCTTTTCATTTACCTGTTTTAGGCTCAAACCTTTCCATCGTGCATGAGTGTAGCGCGTTTGTGATGTTATGACTTCCATCATTGCTAAAGTTTCACTTTTTCTTTGATCCACTCTTTTGTCTACAATTTCGCATGGCAAACTCAACACTTTTTTTAAAGGCAATTTAGgtacttgattttttttatagtttccCTAAAGATAGGGTAATATACCTCTTTATCTTCTTTGTGCTTCATTTTATTGATCACATTTAGTTTAACCATTTCATTGAACACTAGTAAAATAAATCTCACTATGAATCTAATACTTCATTCTCAGACAAAACGGACTGAGATTAGGCACCACTTCTTAGATTTTTCACATAAACTTAAAATACTATTTTAGTGTTGATTGAGCAAACACATAAGTAGAGTTGTCTTGTGTAAATTGTTACTAATTTGTAATTGTAAAATAAGATAGGACTGCTATCTTGAACTCATATATTACGAAGGTTAAGTTGAATGTGAAATAAAAATTTGGTCTAAGATTATGAGTTGATCCTATAGTAAAAATTTGGTCTAAAACACACTAGCACCCCCATCTTATTTTTGAAGTTAGTTGGGTATTAATATATGAGACCACCTTTTTTCAATCCTCAGAAAACATACTCCAATCAAAAGTTCAACTATAGGTGGATTGACcatttctaaaattaaaaaaaccagTAGTGCAAATAAATGAAAGGCCAAGATATACAAATGAGAGAAAGACTTGAAAGTTCAAACAAGCAGTGCAAATAAACAGGaagaaaaatggaataaaaacTATTCAAAAACAATGGTCCATTAACAATTGCAAACGATTCATATGGGCTCATATGCACAAATTGCAACTAAACCATATCATGTAAAATCAAAAGATCCAACATCTCACCTAAAAAAGCAACGATTCATAGATAGAAAGAACATTTACATTCTTAATACGTGTAAAAAAGTTGACATATACgtttaaaaaaaatagaggtATATAGATAGACTTCACCAATTTGGCTATTTGCCATTGGGATTCTAAATAACAAAGTAACTTGGTTCCCTTTGCATGCAATTACCTAACCAAAACTCAAACCTGTCACTTATTTGAAATGGAACTCAGCAGGCAGTCCTTCAGATAATGAACAAGTGTCATGGTTGCCTCACACATTATGTTAGATTGAACAAGTGTCATGGTTGCCCCATCAATTATGTTAGATTGAAATATTCTTTCTAGGGAAAGAAACAGTTACAAGTCTTTAAAGAAGTGATGGTCCTAAAATGTTTGGTATGTATCATCATGATGATGGCAAGGACTAATTTGCTTTAACTAGCTTAACACCATTTTGTCCTAAATGAAATCAATGGAATAGGATTTATTTGCTTTAATAACTAACTTACCGTGATGCAATGTAAGACAGAACCTTTGATTTTAATAGGTGAATCAATGCTGTTAAACATGTCACCAACTACCGGTCCAGAATATTTATAAACTGCAGTGATTCATTTTTTTgaaacaaataaatttttttttacaacattTTTAAAATTCAAGTAGAAGAGATTGGTGCGTAAGCATATTTGATCAACAATCCGAAGTTACtagtaaaaaataaagaaaaattgttttttaGAGAACTTCTCTTTAGTATTGTCCGGTGGAAGCGGTTGACTATTAAAGATACCAAATTAATTTAATGAAGTCTTAGATTTTCTTGTTCATTCCTTCTGGAGTAATCTTTTTAGTGATTGAAATTTTAGcccttttataaataataatggtGGTCAGTTTGTCGATTTGGTGTAGTTTGAAACGTatctatgttttttttctttggttCTAGGTATTTGGGTGTTTTCTTAGAACGGTAGGCTTTAAGGTGGATTTAGATTCACTGACTTTCCATTCTCTACCTTTGCCTGACTTTAGGCATTTTTAATGGAGAAAGAAGTGAAAATGGGAGAAAAAAATGAGGGAAAGCTGAGGTGAGAGAGTGAAATATTAGAGAGATATAGAGAGGAAGTTAGGGAGCAGTTTCCTCCACAAAGTTAGTGGATCCTCTCCCCTTTAAGGTTGTTTCATTTGTGGTTAATGTGTATTTTAAGTGCGACTTTACAGACAAAAGAGTTATATGGGATAAACTTCATCTCTAGAAAGACAAATGAGACAAATGCACGAGTAGGTGGCATTTGGTGTGTTTTGGATGATTTTAATTATGTGTGCTCTCTTGGTGAGAGGTTGGGGAAGTGAGTCCTCTAATTCATAATGTGTAGCTTTTACTCATTTTATTACCatgattaatttgattaatcTACCTCTATTAGAGAGGAACTTTGCTTGGTCCCAAACAAATAGAGGTGCGGCTAGTAGGCTAGATTGTATTCTTGTTTCTAATAAGTTGTGGGATTATTGGGAGTAATGTCGGAGTGAGCTCTTTTTAGGGATGTCTTTGACCACTGTCTTATTATCCTCAAGTATTTTAATCAGATGTGGGACCCTAGCCTTTTTTAGATTCAACAACCACTGGTTATTTCATAATAATATGTCTGAGTTGATTCTTTTTTCATGGTCTAGTTCTTAGGTTCATGGTAAGAAAGCTTTTGTTATTTTGGAGAAACTCAAATATCTTAAGTTGACTTTAAAAAACTAGAATAAACAGGTGtttggaaatatttatttttagataGTATTTTAGAGAATATGTGTGTAAGTTGGATTCTTTGGCAAATCATATGAGTTTATTTGAAGAGAAAATAAAGGCCAAAGATTCAAAGTTAAGTGGCTTAAGGAATGTTATACTAATTCAAGATTTTTCCATGTCTCTGTAAAGAGTAGGAGTATGAGAAATGCAATATTAGGCCTTAAGGTTGGTGAGGCTTGGATTGAAGAGGTGTATGAAATTAGGGTATAAGTCTTTAATCATTTTGCCGACATTTTTATATACCCTAATTCATATAGACTTCATCTTGATGGAGTTACTTTCCATCTCATTCGAATGATGATGATATGAGTTTGAAATCTCCTTTTCTTATTCAGGATTTATATTATCCAATTACGTAGTGCGATGGTAATAAAAGTCTTAGTCATGATGGTTTTAATATCTATTTCTTGAGAAGATTTTTGAGCTTGTTAAGGGCCAATTTTAGGATTATGTTTGACCAGTTCCATTGTTTTGCTTCGTTATCTTATAACTTTACATACTACTTTGTGAATTTGATGCCTAAAGTTAAGTCTCATTCTCAATTGGGATATTTTATGCCTATTTCAATGGTGGGTTCTTTGTATAATTTGTTTGTTAAAGTGTTGGTTGCTAGGCTAAAGGTGGTGATGGATAAGCATATTTTTTCAAATCAATCAGTATTCTAAAAAGGTAGATTGATGGTGGATGGAGTATGGTAATAAATGAGGAGATTTACTTGATTAGAAAATCTAAAAAGCCTTATCTCATTTTTAAATTGGACACTGATAAATCATATAATTTAGCTAGTTAGGACTTTCTGGATTATAAGTTAATCAGATTAGGGTTTAATGATAAGTTGAGATCCTAGATGAGGGTTTGTGTGTTTGATGATAATCTTGTGGTGTTGATGAATGATTGCCCTAGTCAACAGATTAATATCCAAAGGGGGTTAAAGCAAAGTGATCCTTTAAATCCTTTATTTTTTTGCTCGTGGCAAATGGAC contains:
- the LOC131602336 gene encoding protein TPX2-like — its product is MAVAEGIGGSGGTGTTIIDETYEFSAPRFFDFTKEESEDEIRKAELWFHTALSYAPSPFMPKIKAGRSITVGTLCDFSEADNMPKMSANVEDALESNTQQVSITSNIKEDDRAKEEKLTGVTRMISADKKEESNSMDSDKVSVGKPTSDRKGESSKVATSIGPSFEVGKDACTPKPELRKNVNTASTNSKKQQNSKKVSTNTKTRLQSAVTNSTAVTPHFTQENQAIKRQKLEEGKTRQILNLKPRILSHDKSKLGYSSSTTKTHEKDRKVYVREPKTAPPAPFVSMAEMMKRFESSTRDLPLHNNISHSKPKLALTRPKEPELETNQRARPSRMKSAAELEEEMMAKIPKFKARPVNKKILQTPTLLPMPRSEPQPPEFKEFHLETLARAHQNIDSASKASSEVSHKEKSLKTHLNEPKPPLLQTTLRARPPTVKSSLEIEQEELEKIPKFKARPLNKKIFESKGDIGISCHMKKHVTEPQEFHFATNERFPPSGSVADLFDKLSLKSEPARHKTVPRITTPNPFHLHTEERGAEKEKKLFLELLEKQLEEEATRVPKANPYPYTTDYPVIPPKPEPKQCTKPEPFQLESLVRHEEEMQREQEERLRMEREEAQRRKFKAQPVLKEDPIPVPEKVRKPLTQVQEFDLHLNHRAVDRAQFDGKIKEKEALYKRHREESEAASKIEEEKALKHMRRTMVPHARPVPSFDKPFVPQKTSKTTKPKSPNLRVLHRRRKVHGSAVSSPATNMR